Proteins encoded within one genomic window of Variovorax sp. OAS795:
- a CDS encoding ABC transporter ATP-binding protein, protein MLRTERLDAYYGLFQALFGLTFEVKPGETVALIGSNGAGKSTLLRSIVGSVRARPDGVLLDGRPVGGDPERKQLDRGIALVPEGRRLFPSLTVRENLQLAMRNGRKGPWTIERLMKEFPVMEAFQHRPATALSGGQQQLVALSRALVCNPSYLLCDEISLGLSPVAVNEVYELLGRARSDGLAVVLVEQNVKRALSESDRFYCIQKGRVGAGRNVRACGPCASCPSLLWNLTCKHLSRPSQAG, encoded by the coding sequence GTGCTGCGCACTGAACGACTCGATGCGTACTACGGCCTGTTCCAGGCGTTGTTCGGTCTCACATTCGAGGTCAAGCCGGGGGAAACCGTGGCCTTGATCGGATCGAACGGTGCGGGCAAATCGACGCTGCTTCGTTCGATCGTCGGTTCGGTCCGCGCACGCCCCGACGGGGTTCTGCTCGACGGCCGGCCTGTGGGCGGCGACCCGGAGCGCAAGCAGCTCGATCGCGGCATCGCACTGGTGCCGGAAGGCCGACGGTTGTTTCCCAGCCTGACGGTTCGTGAAAACCTTCAGCTGGCCATGCGCAATGGACGCAAGGGGCCATGGACCATCGAGCGCCTGATGAAGGAATTTCCGGTGATGGAAGCATTTCAGCATCGCCCGGCGACCGCCTTGTCGGGCGGTCAGCAGCAACTCGTGGCGCTCTCGCGCGCGCTGGTCTGCAACCCCAGCTATCTGCTGTGCGACGAGATCTCGCTGGGCCTGTCTCCGGTTGCCGTCAACGAGGTTTACGAACTCCTGGGGCGGGCCCGCAGCGATGGCCTGGCCGTCGTGCTGGTGGAGCAGAACGTCAAGCGCGCGCTTTCCGAATCCGATCGCTTCTATTGCATCCAGAAGGGGCGCGTGGGTGCTGGAAGGAACGTCCGAGCATGCGGACCATGCGCAAGTTGCCCAAGCCTACTTTGGAATCTGACATGCAAGCATTTATCGAGACCATCGCAGGCGGGCTGA